A single Agrococcus sp. ARC_14 DNA region contains:
- a CDS encoding GAP family protein: protein MDLETLLPLVVLALIDSLSIGTLLVPVFFLLAPGGVRYGRVTLYLLTIAGFYFAVGVAVASGAGWIADGLESIGDSSPVTWLQLLLGVALLAGALVFGKSAPKPGTPEAEAILNRPAGRLARWRDAAMGDGGAVALVGVAVGAGVLELATMLPYLAAIGMLTTAALPLPQLLAVLAGYCAVMIAPALVLLLGRALLRGAVEPALQRLARWMQLNGAENTAWIVGIVGFLLLRDAASRLALFEQLGVVIG, encoded by the coding sequence ATGGATCTTGAGACGCTGCTCCCGCTGGTCGTGCTGGCGCTGATCGACAGCCTGAGCATCGGCACGCTGCTCGTGCCGGTCTTCTTCCTGCTGGCGCCGGGCGGGGTGCGCTACGGCCGCGTCACGCTGTACCTGCTGACCATCGCCGGCTTCTACTTCGCGGTGGGCGTCGCGGTCGCGAGCGGCGCCGGGTGGATCGCCGATGGCCTCGAGTCGATCGGCGACAGCAGCCCGGTGACCTGGCTGCAGCTGCTGCTCGGCGTCGCGCTGCTGGCCGGCGCGCTGGTGTTCGGCAAGAGCGCGCCGAAGCCGGGCACGCCGGAGGCGGAGGCGATCCTGAACCGCCCGGCGGGCAGGCTGGCCCGCTGGCGCGACGCGGCGATGGGCGATGGCGGCGCTGTCGCGCTCGTCGGCGTCGCGGTGGGCGCGGGCGTGCTGGAGCTCGCGACGATGCTGCCCTACCTCGCCGCGATCGGCATGCTGACGACCGCCGCGCTGCCGCTGCCGCAGCTGCTCGCGGTGCTGGCCGGCTACTGCGCCGTGATGATCGCGCCCGCGCTCGTGCTGCTGCTCGGCCGTGCGCTGCTGCGAGGCGCCGTCGAGCCTGCGCTGCAGCGGCTCGCCCGGTGGATGCAGCTCAACGGTGCGGAGAACACGGCCTGGATCGTCGGCATCGTCGGGTTCCTGCTGCTGCGCGACGCGGCGTCCCGGCTCGCGCTCTTCGAGCAGCTCGGGGTCGTGATCGGATGA
- a CDS encoding histidine kinase, translating into MPRLLELVPARIRAWAVPLNSAVLLAVGLLLLALDVPIIGQPLVQPGLGIWPQVALLLLGCLTLLAKRRMPLTVLAAATMLFAVDLALGGGLGMLLVLVDAIYSAAMHASDRGRRALLVIVATLVVGGTAVVLVLTGDPRVTALTAIQLVAIIVTPYWWGLAVQRERARAALEAQRADDLERLAALAQQEVVQAERGRMARDLHDAIASELSAIAIHTEAALAAPAPPRSSLETIRTASIRSLEQMRSMILVLRSGGEAPAAPDRLSGAAGILDRARARGLEVELVGEAPALPVAIDQAAGRILQESLTNAMKHAPGASAVVRVSADAAPDTATAGMLLLRVESAMDASTPRAAPPSAGLGVRMMRERALALGGELTAGPEGDARWTVQATLPLQG; encoded by the coding sequence ATGCCTCGCCTGCTGGAGCTCGTGCCGGCGCGCATCCGCGCGTGGGCCGTGCCTCTCAACTCGGCGGTCCTGCTGGCGGTCGGGCTGCTGCTGCTCGCGCTCGACGTGCCGATCATCGGGCAGCCGCTCGTGCAGCCGGGGCTCGGCATCTGGCCGCAGGTCGCGCTGCTGCTGCTCGGCTGCCTGACGCTGCTGGCCAAGCGCCGCATGCCGCTCACCGTGCTCGCCGCGGCCACCATGCTGTTCGCCGTCGATCTCGCGCTCGGCGGTGGCCTCGGCATGCTGCTGGTGCTCGTCGACGCGATCTACAGCGCCGCCATGCACGCGAGCGATCGCGGCCGTCGGGCCCTGCTGGTGATCGTCGCCACGCTGGTGGTCGGAGGCACCGCCGTGGTGCTCGTGCTCACCGGCGACCCCAGGGTGACGGCGTTGACGGCGATCCAGCTGGTCGCCATCATCGTCACGCCCTACTGGTGGGGCCTCGCGGTGCAGCGCGAGCGCGCCCGCGCGGCGCTCGAGGCGCAGCGCGCCGACGACCTCGAACGGCTCGCCGCCCTGGCGCAGCAGGAGGTCGTGCAGGCGGAGCGCGGCCGCATGGCCCGCGACCTGCACGATGCCATCGCGAGCGAGCTCTCCGCCATCGCCATCCACACCGAGGCGGCACTCGCCGCTCCCGCACCGCCGCGCTCCTCGCTCGAGACCATCCGCACCGCGAGCATCCGCAGCCTCGAGCAGATGCGCTCGATGATCCTGGTGCTGCGCTCCGGCGGCGAGGCCCCTGCCGCACCCGACCGCCTGAGCGGAGCCGCCGGCATCCTCGACCGTGCTCGGGCGCGCGGGCTTGAGGTCGAGCTCGTCGGTGAGGCGCCCGCGCTGCCGGTCGCGATCGACCAGGCCGCCGGGCGCATCCTGCAGGAGTCGCTCACCAACGCCATGAAGCACGCGCCCGGCGCCAGCGCGGTCGTGCGCGTCAGCGCCGATGCCGCGCCCGACACCGCGACCGCCGGCATGCTCCTGCTGCGGGTCGAGTCGGCGATGGATGCGTCGACGCCGCGCGCGGCACCGCCCTCGGCGGGGCTCGGGGTGCGGATGATGCGCGAACGCGCGCTCGCGCTCGGCGGCGAGCTCACCGCGGGACCGGAAGGAGACGCGCGATGGACCGTGCAGGCGACGCTGCCGCTGCAGGGATGA
- a CDS encoding response regulator transcription factor — protein MTPRALIADDHEAIRGGLRLLLESAGIAVVGEAGDGAAAVRQARALRPDVVLMDVRMPGTDGIAATRSIVAEGLAQVLVLTTFDLDDYVFGALRAGAAGFLLKSADAPTLVDAVRRVALGEGVMAPEVTRRVLDAFTATPEPATATAHPGVVELTEREREVLACLGEGLSNAELATRLGISAATAKTHVSRVLAKLGCSTRLQASIVAREAGLSRR, from the coding sequence ATGACGCCGCGAGCGCTCATCGCCGACGACCACGAGGCGATCCGTGGCGGGTTGCGGCTGCTGCTGGAGTCGGCCGGGATCGCCGTCGTCGGTGAGGCCGGCGACGGCGCCGCCGCGGTGCGCCAGGCTCGCGCGCTGCGGCCCGACGTGGTGCTGATGGATGTGCGCATGCCCGGCACCGACGGGATCGCGGCCACTCGCAGCATCGTCGCCGAGGGCCTCGCGCAGGTGCTCGTGCTCACGACCTTCGATCTGGACGACTACGTCTTCGGCGCGCTGCGGGCGGGCGCCGCCGGCTTCCTGCTGAAGTCTGCGGATGCGCCGACGCTCGTCGATGCCGTCCGTCGTGTCGCGCTCGGCGAGGGTGTGATGGCACCGGAGGTGACGCGGCGCGTGCTCGACGCCTTCACCGCGACCCCCGAGCCCGCGACGGCCACCGCGCATCCGGGGGTCGTCGAGCTCACCGAGCGCGAGCGCGAGGTGCTCGCGTGCCTCGGCGAGGGCCTGTCCAACGCCGAGCTCGCGACGCGCCTCGGCATCAGCGCGGCGACGGCCAAGACCCACGTCTCGCGGGTGCTGGCGAAGCTCGGCTGCTCGACCCGGCTGCAGGCCTCGATCGTCGCGCGCGAGGCGGGGCTCAGTCGCCGGTGA
- a CDS encoding sulfurtransferase has product MHALVTVDWLVEHLAADALVVVDASMAPPGTDDPLPTDGIPGAVRFDIGGTMSRSDASDGLGPVGVHDMLAPADFERELRALGIRAGDRVVAYDAAGIFSSARAWWMLRAAGIEAAVLDGGLPAWVDAGQPLAPVAASTGLEGDVTVAWDASALVDAEVTATALATGTAAVLDARSPSRFTGDEPDPREGVRAGHMPGALSLHYGALAPAGRMLPMDELGRRLQAAAGDRPIIASCGSGVTASVVALAATLVGREATVYDGSWSEWGHAGSGRPVVTGD; this is encoded by the coding sequence ATGCATGCTCTCGTCACGGTCGATTGGCTCGTCGAGCACCTGGCAGCCGACGCCCTCGTGGTCGTCGACGCCAGCATGGCCCCGCCCGGCACCGACGATCCCCTGCCGACCGACGGCATCCCAGGCGCCGTGCGCTTCGACATCGGCGGCACCATGTCACGGAGCGATGCGTCGGATGGGCTGGGCCCAGTGGGCGTGCACGACATGCTCGCACCCGCCGACTTCGAGCGCGAGCTGCGGGCGCTCGGCATCCGGGCGGGCGATCGCGTGGTCGCCTACGACGCGGCCGGCATCTTCTCGAGCGCCCGCGCCTGGTGGATGCTCCGCGCCGCGGGCATCGAGGCGGCCGTGCTCGACGGCGGCCTGCCCGCGTGGGTCGATGCCGGCCAGCCGCTCGCCCCGGTCGCGGCCTCGACCGGGCTCGAGGGCGATGTGACGGTGGCGTGGGATGCGTCGGCGCTCGTCGACGCGGAGGTCACGGCCACCGCGCTCGCCACGGGCACCGCTGCGGTGCTCGACGCCCGCTCGCCGAGCCGCTTCACGGGCGACGAGCCCGACCCCAGGGAGGGCGTGCGCGCCGGGCACATGCCGGGCGCTCTCTCGCTGCACTACGGCGCGCTCGCCCCCGCCGGCCGCATGCTGCCGATGGACGAGCTCGGCCGGCGGCTGCAGGCGGCGGCGGGCGACCGCCCGATCATCGCCAGCTGCGGCTCGGGCGTGACCGCCTCGGTCGTCGCGCTCGCGGCGACGCTCGTGGGCCGCGAGGCCACCGTCTACGACGGCTCCTGGTCGGAGTGGGGTCACGCAGGCTCGGGGCGACCGGTCGTCACCGGCGACTGA
- a CDS encoding ABC transporter ATP-binding protein, translating to MSDPQQPEPTRRQKLKPFEYLVFAGGVGIFVGLVILLAVRDITLTLIFGGVGFIATLLLTATLMLAVKPKGRSAAELDKREGFDQ from the coding sequence ATGAGTGACCCCCAGCAGCCCGAGCCCACCAGGCGCCAGAAGCTGAAGCCCTTCGAGTACCTCGTCTTCGCCGGGGGCGTCGGCATCTTCGTCGGCTTGGTGATCCTGCTCGCGGTGCGCGACATCACGCTCACGCTCATCTTCGGCGGAGTCGGCTTCATCGCGACGCTGCTGCTCACCGCCACGCTCATGCTCGCCGTCAAGCCCAAGGGGCGCTCGGCGGCCGAGCTCGACAAGCGCGAGGGCTTCGACCAGTGA
- a CDS encoding amidohydrolase produces the protein MTLATHRPFIEDLYRELHANPELSNREHRTAARMAELLRERGFETHEQVGAATGVVGILRRGEGPTVLLRADMDALPVTEAERVPYRSTATDQLDGQATGVMHACGHDTHMASLQGALAILAEQDDWAGTIVAVFQPAEEVMQGAMGMQDALRELLPGGIDIALGQHVMPAAAGEVQTAAGPLMAASDHFIVTVHGRGGHGSQPEKTIDPIVLAASMVLRLQTIVSREVAPADRAVLTIGTFHAGVKQNIIPDSARFEINIRTFEPQVRARMIAAIERIVQGECAVAGAPAATIETGDIAPLTVNDADAAATVGAAFDEAFGAAHVPSPQYLGSEDFSYLPAVWDAPYVFWMYGGFDPELVGQARERGTFDVEVPSNHAPDFIPVLQPTLDTATTAMVTAARAFLA, from the coding sequence ATGACGCTTGCGACGCACCGGCCGTTCATCGAAGACCTCTACCGCGAGCTGCACGCGAATCCCGAGCTCTCGAACCGAGAGCACCGCACGGCTGCCCGCATGGCCGAGCTGCTGCGCGAGCGGGGCTTCGAGACGCATGAGCAGGTGGGTGCGGCGACCGGCGTCGTCGGCATCCTGCGCCGGGGCGAGGGGCCGACGGTGCTGCTGCGCGCCGACATGGATGCGCTGCCGGTGACCGAGGCAGAGCGCGTGCCCTACCGCTCGACCGCCACGGATCAGCTCGACGGTCAGGCGACCGGCGTCATGCACGCCTGCGGCCATGACACCCACATGGCGTCGCTGCAGGGCGCGCTGGCGATCCTCGCCGAGCAGGATGACTGGGCGGGCACGATCGTCGCCGTCTTCCAGCCGGCCGAGGAGGTCATGCAGGGGGCGATGGGCATGCAGGATGCGCTGCGCGAGCTGCTGCCCGGAGGCATCGACATCGCCCTCGGGCAGCACGTCATGCCCGCCGCAGCCGGCGAGGTGCAGACCGCTGCGGGCCCGCTGATGGCCGCGAGCGACCACTTCATCGTGACGGTGCACGGTCGCGGCGGCCACGGCTCGCAGCCCGAGAAGACCATCGACCCGATCGTCCTGGCCGCCAGCATGGTGCTGCGGCTGCAGACGATCGTCTCGCGCGAGGTGGCGCCAGCCGATCGCGCCGTGCTCACGATCGGCACCTTCCACGCGGGCGTGAAGCAGAACATCATCCCCGACTCTGCGCGCTTCGAGATCAACATCCGCACCTTCGAGCCGCAGGTGCGTGCGCGGATGATCGCCGCGATCGAGCGCATCGTGCAGGGCGAGTGCGCGGTGGCCGGTGCACCGGCCGCGACCATCGAGACCGGCGACATCGCGCCGCTGACGGTCAACGATGCGGATGCGGCTGCGACCGTTGGGGCGGCGTTCGACGAGGCGTTCGGCGCGGCCCACGTGCCCTCGCCGCAGTACCTCGGCTCGGAGGACTTCAGCTACCTGCCGGCCGTCTGGGATGCCCCGTACGTCTTCTGGATGTATGGCGGCTTCGACCCCGAGCTCGTCGGGCAGGCCCGCGAGCGCGGCACCTTCGACGTCGAGGTGCCCTCGAACCACGCTCCGGACTTCATCCCCGTGCTGCAGCCGACGCTCGACACCGCGACGACCGCGATGGTCACGGCGGCGCGCGCCTTCCTCGCGTAG
- a CDS encoding NADPH-dependent FMN reductase yields the protein MSARPQVGIIVGSNRPARIAREVADQLVPMIEAAGADAVMLDLKEIDLPFLDEALPPASGVRTLPHTIAWAEQIQSLDGVVFVSPEYNRGYSAVLKNAVDGLKNEWVGKQGGIVAYGWAGGHFAAQQLRDVLEFIGAELAPTAEMAFQPEDFTEQMTVVSVPAIVERNAEAVRATIAEVVARASKQLIAA from the coding sequence ATGTCTGCACGCCCGCAGGTCGGCATCATCGTCGGCAGCAACCGCCCCGCCCGCATCGCACGAGAGGTCGCCGACCAGCTCGTGCCGATGATCGAGGCCGCCGGAGCCGACGCGGTGATGCTCGACCTCAAGGAGATCGACCTGCCGTTCCTCGACGAGGCGCTGCCGCCGGCATCCGGTGTGCGCACCCTGCCGCACACGATCGCGTGGGCCGAGCAGATCCAGTCGCTCGACGGCGTCGTGTTCGTCTCGCCCGAGTACAACCGCGGCTACAGCGCGGTGCTGAAGAACGCCGTCGATGGCCTCAAGAACGAGTGGGTCGGCAAGCAGGGCGGCATCGTCGCCTACGGCTGGGCCGGCGGCCACTTCGCCGCGCAGCAGCTGCGCGACGTGCTCGAGTTCATCGGCGCCGAGCTCGCGCCGACCGCCGAGATGGCCTTCCAGCCCGAGGACTTCACCGAGCAGATGACGGTCGTCAGCGTGCCTGCCATCGTCGAGCGCAACGCGGAGGCCGTCCGCGCGACGATCGCGGAGGTCGTCGCCCGCGCCAGCAAGCAGCTCATCGCGGCCTGA
- a CDS encoding CPBP family intramembrane glutamic endopeptidase, which yields MAPSTRQHASAPVTATAHAGERPADQRRAAAHPAEVGTPSGWAPHARIALAAFAALTLLPMLGLAALAFAGGIDGAILQDMTPALMLLPALVAVFVWSVTRPHDFGDALRLRAERGWLRAIGWSLAALPVVALLGIVTAGAAVLLGVAQPGVDWQTLLPAVPSVFTSMLLLALAEEVGWRGFAQRLLAPVGVVRASLAIAAFWALWHTPAMAIWVWEGTMPVAVAATTLSSLLLGGLVLSALAALGGSVWPAVVGHAAMNSLVVFTTSTLVTGDAAAIGAIGWLPWALAAVSLLLLTTRALRGRRAAGA from the coding sequence ATGGCCCCGAGCACCCGCCAGCATGCCTCAGCGCCGGTCACCGCGACGGCTCACGCCGGCGAGCGCCCCGCCGACCAGCGCCGCGCCGCCGCCCATCCCGCCGAGGTCGGCACCCCATCCGGGTGGGCGCCCCACGCCCGCATCGCGCTGGCTGCCTTCGCGGCACTGACGCTGCTGCCGATGCTGGGCCTCGCAGCACTCGCCTTCGCCGGCGGCATCGACGGCGCCATCCTGCAGGACATGACGCCGGCACTCATGCTGCTGCCGGCACTGGTCGCGGTCTTCGTCTGGTCGGTCACACGACCGCACGACTTCGGTGATGCACTGCGGCTGCGGGCGGAGCGGGGCTGGCTGCGCGCCATCGGCTGGTCGCTCGCCGCGCTCCCGGTCGTCGCGCTGCTCGGCATCGTGACCGCAGGCGCCGCGGTGCTGCTCGGCGTCGCGCAGCCGGGTGTCGACTGGCAGACGCTGCTGCCAGCCGTGCCAAGCGTGTTCACGAGCATGCTGCTGCTCGCGCTCGCGGAGGAGGTCGGCTGGCGCGGCTTCGCCCAGCGGCTGCTCGCGCCGGTCGGTGTGGTGCGCGCCTCGCTCGCCATCGCGGCGTTCTGGGCGCTCTGGCACACGCCCGCGATGGCCATCTGGGTCTGGGAGGGCACGATGCCGGTCGCCGTCGCCGCGACCACGCTCAGCAGTCTGCTGCTCGGCGGTCTCGTGCTCTCGGCGCTCGCGGCCCTCGGGGGCAGCGTGTGGCCTGCGGTCGTCGGCCACGCGGCGATGAACTCGCTCGTCGTCTTCACCACCAGCACGCTCGTCACGGGCGACGCCGCCGCGATCGGCGCGATCGGCTGGCTGCCGTGGGCACTGGCGGCAGTCTCGCTGCTGCTGCTGACGACGCGCGCGCTGCGCGGCCGTCGCGCAGCCGGCGCCTGA
- a CDS encoding YciI family protein has translation MIAVTLSFSDDPARLELRPAHRERAAALHERGVLLAGGPFADQSGALLLFSTDDLAVVEAAIADDPYYSAPGVQVVTVQPWTVATGAIPGQA, from the coding sequence ATGATCGCCGTCACCCTCTCCTTCTCCGACGACCCTGCCCGCCTCGAGCTGCGTCCGGCGCATCGCGAGCGCGCCGCCGCGCTGCACGAGCGGGGCGTGCTGCTCGCGGGCGGCCCCTTCGCAGATCAGTCGGGCGCACTGCTGCTGTTCTCGACCGATGACCTGGCCGTCGTCGAAGCGGCGATCGCCGACGACCCCTACTACTCGGCGCCGGGCGTGCAGGTCGTCACCGTGCAGCCCTGGACGGTCGCCACCGGGGCCATCCCGGGGCAAGCCTGA
- a CDS encoding NAD(P)/FAD-dependent oxidoreductase, whose product MGERLTTDLLVVGWGKGGKTLARALGSAGRRVVLVERDDAMVGGTCINIACVPTKALVHQAEQRRPEDDPETYLAQAVATRDGIVGRLREANRQLLATVDAVTLVRGEAAFTGERTVRVTGGDEELEITAQHVVLNTGTEPRLPGIPGERGPRVHDSTSIQHLSGVPARLVIVGAGVIALEFASMFARFGSAVTIVARGAGILPDEDDDVRTSMEEALADAGVSILPNAEPSRIDDGTIATVATSAGELQAEAVLLATGRTPVTAALDLAAGGVETDARGFVQVDDLLRTSAERVWAVGDVNGGQQLTPISLDDFRIVKAQLTDAAGRSRADRTAVPTTTFTTPPLGRVGMTEREARERGREVRVGAKPVAKIAAMPRPKAVQETHGIIKIVVDAQTDLVLGAALHTVDAQEVINLVALAMRAGVTATELRDGIWTHPSSTEALNEVLGELR is encoded by the coding sequence ATGGGCGAGCGCCTCACGACCGACCTGCTGGTCGTCGGGTGGGGCAAGGGCGGCAAGACGCTGGCCCGCGCGCTCGGCAGCGCTGGGCGCAGGGTGGTGCTCGTCGAGCGCGACGACGCCATGGTCGGCGGCACCTGCATCAACATCGCGTGCGTGCCGACGAAGGCGCTCGTGCACCAGGCCGAGCAGCGCCGACCCGAGGACGACCCTGAGACCTACCTGGCGCAGGCGGTCGCGACGCGCGACGGCATCGTCGGACGGCTGCGCGAGGCGAACCGGCAGCTGCTCGCCACCGTCGATGCCGTCACGCTGGTGCGCGGCGAGGCCGCCTTCACAGGCGAGCGCACCGTGCGCGTGACCGGCGGCGATGAAGAGCTCGAGATCACCGCACAGCACGTCGTGCTCAACACCGGCACGGAGCCACGGTTGCCGGGCATCCCGGGCGAGCGGGGGCCGCGGGTGCACGATTCCACCTCGATCCAGCACCTGAGCGGGGTGCCGGCCAGGCTGGTGATCGTCGGCGCCGGCGTGATCGCGCTGGAGTTCGCGAGCATGTTCGCCCGCTTCGGCAGCGCCGTGACCATCGTCGCGCGCGGCGCCGGGATCCTCCCAGACGAGGACGACGACGTGCGCACCTCCATGGAGGAGGCGCTCGCCGACGCCGGCGTCTCGATCCTCCCCAACGCCGAGCCCTCCCGCATCGACGACGGCACGATCGCGACCGTCGCGACCAGCGCCGGCGAGCTGCAGGCCGAGGCCGTGCTGCTCGCCACCGGCCGCACCCCCGTGACCGCAGCGCTCGACCTCGCCGCCGGTGGCGTGGAGACCGACGCGCGTGGCTTCGTGCAGGTCGACGACCTGCTGCGCACGAGTGCCGAGCGCGTCTGGGCGGTCGGCGACGTGAACGGCGGTCAGCAGCTGACGCCCATCTCGCTCGACGACTTCCGCATCGTGAAGGCGCAGCTCACGGATGCGGCCGGCCGAAGCCGCGCCGACCGCACGGCCGTGCCGACGACGACCTTCACGACGCCCCCGCTCGGCCGTGTCGGGATGACCGAGCGCGAGGCTCGTGAGCGTGGCCGCGAGGTGCGAGTCGGGGCCAAGCCGGTCGCGAAGATCGCCGCCATGCCTCGACCGAAGGCGGTGCAGGAGACGCACGGCATCATCAAGATCGTGGTCGACGCGCAGACCGATCTCGTGCTCGGAGCTGCCCTCCACACTGTCGACGCGCAGGAGGTCATCAACCTCGTCGCCCTCGCGATGCGCGCCGGCGTCACGGCCACCGAGCTGCGCGACGGCATCTGGACCCATCCGTCGTCGACCGAGGCCCTCAACGAGGTGCTGGGCGAGCTGCGCTGA
- a CDS encoding DNA-formamidopyrimidine glycosylase family protein has product MPELPEVEALAADLGERLIGRTIRRVDVTEIAALKTFDPSVDALHGAVFTEIGRRGKHLVLSVDSGLHLVLHLARSGWVRWRDASPRPTAGRGRGPLAARVVLEPPSADAAGNPLGGDGVDVTEQATHKRLAIHVVEHPDQVLSIATLGPEPLDEAFTEERFAALLAHAGRAQIKGVLRDQRRIAGIGNAYSDEILHVAKMSPFHPASMPAADVRRLYDALRQVLGDAVDRARGVPASSLRAEKKQGMRVHGRKGEACPVCGDTVRQVIYADSTFEYCATCQTGGKSLADRVLSRLGIRR; this is encoded by the coding sequence ATGCCGGAGCTGCCGGAGGTCGAGGCGCTCGCGGCCGACCTGGGCGAGCGCCTGATCGGCCGCACGATCCGCCGTGTCGACGTGACCGAGATCGCCGCGCTCAAGACCTTCGACCCATCCGTCGACGCCCTGCACGGCGCGGTCTTCACAGAGATCGGCCGGCGCGGCAAGCACCTCGTGCTGTCGGTCGACAGCGGGCTGCACCTCGTGCTGCACCTGGCGCGCTCGGGATGGGTCAGGTGGCGTGACGCTTCGCCGCGACCGACAGCGGGGCGCGGCCGGGGACCGCTCGCGGCGCGGGTGGTGCTCGAGCCGCCTTCGGCGGACGCGGCCGGCAACCCGCTCGGCGGCGACGGCGTCGACGTCACCGAGCAGGCCACGCACAAGCGCCTCGCGATCCACGTCGTCGAGCACCCCGATCAGGTGCTCTCGATCGCCACCCTCGGGCCCGAGCCGCTCGATGAGGCCTTCACGGAGGAGCGCTTCGCGGCGCTGCTCGCGCACGCCGGCCGCGCGCAGATCAAGGGCGTGCTGCGTGACCAGCGGCGCATCGCCGGCATCGGCAACGCCTACTCCGACGAGATCCTGCACGTCGCGAAGATGTCGCCGTTCCATCCCGCCTCGATGCCGGCGGCAGACGTGCGCCGGCTCTACGACGCGCTGCGGCAGGTGCTGGGCGACGCGGTCGATCGTGCGCGGGGCGTCCCGGCATCGTCGCTCAGGGCCGAGAAGAAGCAGGGGATGCGCGTGCACGGCCGCAAGGGGGAGGCGTGCCCCGTCTGCGGTGACACCGTGCGACAGGTGATCTATGCCGACTCGACCTTCGAGTACTGCGCCACCTGCCAGACGGGCGGCAAGTCGCTCGCCGACCGGGTGCTCTCGCGGCTCGGCATTCGGCGATAG
- a CDS encoding NYN domain-containing protein has product MPTDLETRVAVYIDFDNILISRYDQLHGRGAFHADKVRTLPTDGRESKARTRFQQATVDLGAIIDYASSFGSIVLSRAYADWSVPAHAAYRDQLLARAVDLVQMFPTTRALKNGADIRLAVDVVEDLFRLDDITHVVIVAGDSDYIALAQRAKRLGSYVVGIGVAGSTSKSLAAACDEFADYDALPGIEPVQIDELEPEPEATSAPAKSETKSSRRGSSKTAKAAAAADASAEPQAEAEAEPEPEAPPARRRRRATSESVAATQDEVAMSADQRGDAATGLLERAMRILHQKTDDEWLHANVVKEQMKRMDPVFNEKSLGHKTFSDFVTARESLVDMREEGQARLLQLKDA; this is encoded by the coding sequence ATGCCCACAGACCTCGAGACGCGTGTCGCCGTCTACATCGACTTCGACAACATCCTCATCTCCCGCTACGACCAGCTCCACGGTCGCGGCGCCTTCCATGCCGACAAGGTGCGCACCCTGCCAACGGACGGGCGCGAGTCGAAGGCACGCACCCGCTTCCAGCAGGCCACCGTCGACCTCGGCGCCATCATCGACTACGCCTCGAGCTTCGGCTCGATCGTGCTGAGCCGCGCCTACGCCGACTGGTCGGTGCCGGCGCACGCCGCCTACCGCGACCAGCTGCTGGCGCGCGCTGTCGACCTCGTGCAGATGTTCCCGACCACTCGGGCCCTGAAGAACGGCGCCGACATCCGCCTGGCCGTCGACGTGGTCGAGGACCTGTTCCGCCTCGACGACATCACGCACGTCGTGATCGTCGCCGGCGACAGCGACTACATCGCGCTCGCGCAGCGTGCGAAGCGCCTCGGCAGCTATGTCGTCGGCATCGGCGTCGCTGGCAGCACCTCCAAGTCGCTCGCGGCTGCCTGCGACGAGTTCGCCGACTACGACGCGCTGCCGGGCATCGAGCCGGTGCAGATCGACGAGCTGGAGCCCGAGCCCGAGGCGACATCTGCTCCGGCGAAGAGCGAGACGAAGTCGTCCAGGCGGGGCAGCTCGAAGACGGCGAAGGCCGCGGCTGCTGCGGATGCATCGGCTGAGCCGCAGGCGGAGGCAGAGGCGGAGCCCGAGCCCGAGGCGCCGCCGGCCCGCCGTCGCCGCCGCGCGACGAGCGAGTCGGTCGCCGCCACGCAGGATGAGGTGGCGATGTCGGCCGACCAGCGTGGCGATGCCGCGACCGGGCTCCTCGAGCGCGCCATGCGCATCCTGCACCAGAAGACCGACGACGAGTGGCTGCACGCCAACGTCGTGAAGGAGCAGATGAAGCGCATGGACCCGGTCTTCAACGAGAAGTCGCTGGGGCACAAGACGTTCTCGGACTTCGTGACGGCCCGGGAGAGCCTCGTCGACATGCGTGAGGAGGGGCAGGCCCGCCTGCTCCAGCTCAAGGACGCCTAG